GCCGTGTAGGAGCTTCACCAGCTTCTTTGCGCTCTTTTGGTCATCGTTTACCCCTTTCATCACCAAATATTCAAACATGACGCGTTTACGTGCGTCTATGGGGAATGCTTTGACGGCGTTGATAATGGACTCAATATTATAGGCTTTATTAATGGGCATCAGTTTTTGTCTAAGATCATCATCAACTGCATGCAGTGAAATAGCTAACAAAACACCCAAATCCATCAGCCCAAGTTTTTCGATTTGCGCACTCAGTCCACTGGTAGAAATGGTTTGTCTACGAGGTGAGATGGAAAGACCATCAAGATCGTTAAAAATGCGCACCGCTTTACTCACGTTAGCAAGATTGTCCAGTGGTTCACCCATACCCATATAAACGATATTAACACGTCGGTTCTCGGCAATAGCATTGTCTCTTTTGATCATGAGAATCTGGGTTGTTATCTCTCCCGCAGTTAGGTTTCGCTTAAAGCCACTTTTCCCTGTAAGACAAAAGGCACAGCCAATCTTACAGCCAACTTGAGAGGAAATACAGATCGTGTAGCGTGTATGGTGAAGTAACTTTCCTTCTTCATCGGTTTGTTCCAGCTTCATCGGAAGAAGGACAGATTCTACGGTGTTGCCATCTTTGAGTACAAAGAGATACTTCTTGGTACCATCCCTACTCTCTTCAATTTTATCGATCGAAAGTGGATCAAGATAATAATGTGTATTGAGCTGCTCTTTGAGCTCTTTGGGTAAATTTTTCATCTCATCAAAAGAAGTAACATATTTTTGATACAACCATTGGTAAATTTGCTTTGCTCTAAAGGCAGGTTTAATGACTTCCGATAACTCTTCTTTAGAGAGATCAAATATATTTTGTTTTTCCATAATTCCTCAAATTTTCATATTTTTTTCTACATGTAAAGTGATTAGCGCTTTTGCTTGAGCATGATTTTTTATAAAATCACTATGTGCATTTTCATCGCAATAGTTGGTGACAACAAAAAGTCCAGAACAGGGTATTTTAAATTGGTTAGCAACGCTCACAATGGAAAAGAACTCCATATTCTCTAGTTCAATACTTTTTGTAAGCATTTCATTTGCCAACGTTGCGTTGGTAGTAATGTAATTACTTGAATTAACACAAGGAGATGAATGATTTGTTCCACGTGAAACATAGATTGTGTTTGCTTCAATTTGGTTTTGTAAAGGGGAATAACATTGATTTTGTAAGTGTCCAAGTTCAATATTGGCGGCACGATGACTGTAAATGAGATCAAGCGGCTGATGGTTCCCATAACTTCCAGCAGTACCTACAAAAAATAAAAAGGCAGGTTTTTCCTCAAGGACAAGTTTTGTGAGGTTGATGGCACTTTCTATCAGCCCAACGCCAATAGGTTTGGCAAAATCAAATGTTTCATTTCGCCCTGCGCAGAGAATCATAACCGTACTGCAATCCCCTCATTTCTGAGGTAACGTTTGAGATCCATAATATCAATCTCTTTGAAGTGAAAGATAGAAGCAGCCAAAGCTGCATCGGCACCATTTAAAAACGCATCTTTGATATGCTCCATCGTTCCTGCTCCACCACTGGCAATCACAGGAATATCAAGCATGCTACTCATTTGTGACGTAAGTGGAATGTCATAGCCATTTTTTGCACCATCGCAATCCATCGACGTTAAAAGGATTTCACCTGCTCCACGTTCCTGAGCCTCTTTTGCCCAAGCAAGTGCGTCGATTCCTGTATCAATTCTTCCGCCATTGATGAAGACATGCCATGAATCACCCGTGCGTTTAGCATCGATTGCCACAACAATACATTGTGACCCAAATCGTTTGGATGATTCGTCAATAAAATGAGGATTGGCAATTGCCGGAGAGTTAATGCTTACCTTATCACATCCTACATGTAAAAGACGGTAAATATCATCCAGTGTTCGAATCCCTCCCCCAACGGTTAGAGGTATAAAAACTTCACGTGCGACTTTTTCAACAATATCAACAATTGTCCCACGACCTTCATGACTCGCTGTAATATCCAAAAATGTGAGCTCATCTGCGCCTTCTTCGTTGTATCGTTTTGCTATTTCAACAGGATCGCCTGCATCTTTAAGTCCAACAAAATTAACACCCTTAACAACGCGTCCATTTTTGACATCAAGGCAAGGGATAATACGCTTAGCAAAATGCTCCATAAGGCTCTCTTTTTTAGGTAAATATAGGCACAAATGATAGCGAAAGAATTAAAAAAAACTTCTGAATACTAAGATTAATTAAGACTATAACTCTTTTATAAGTAAAGGTTAGCTACAATCGGTTAAATTTTAGAAAACAGGGTACAAATTGATAGAGGCAAAAAAGAAATTTGGCCAAAATTTTTTAAAAGATAGTACTGTTTTAAGTAAAATCATCCAAGCGATGCCCCGAAACGATCGAAAACTCGTTGAAATAGGGCCTGGCTTAGGTGATTTGACGCAAGAACTACTGAAGGTTAAGCCTTTAGTAGCATACGAGGTCGATGAAGACTTGTGCGTTTATTTGAGAAAGAAATTCTCAAAAGAGATAGAACAGGGGAGCCTGACATTGGTCCACGCCAATGTTTTAAACCAATTTGAAAAAGGGTCATTGCTCAACGAGCCCTATGATTTGGTGGCGAATTTACCCTATTATATTGCGACAACCATTATTTTGGAAGCTTTAGAAGATCCTTATTGTAAATCAATGGAGGTGATGGTTCAAAAAGAGGTTGCAGAGAAATTTGCAGCAGCTCCGAAAACCAAAGAGTTTACTTCTTTAGCGATTTTAACCCAAAGTATTGGTACTGCAAAGTTGCTTTTTGATGTCGATCCAACATCGTTTGATCCACAGCCTAAAGTAGTCTCTTCTATTCTCAAAATTGATAAACACAAAGAGTTTGTTGAAGGATCCTTTTCGGGTATCTTTGAAACCAAAGAGCAATTGCAAAAATTTAAAAAGTATTTGCGCTGTTCCTTTCAAAGTCCGCGAAAGACTTGGTTGAAAAATATTTCTTCTGAGTTTGATAAGCAGTCTGTTCAAGATTTGATGCAGATGCATGATCTTCCAATAACGATTCGTCCTCATGAAATAAGCGTCTTGTCTCATCATCTACTATTTAAACATTTAAGGTTGAATGATGCAAGAAAACGAAGTAACGCAACAACAGAATAACAGTAACGAGAAGCCTAGAGAAAACCCTCCAAAACCCTCAGGTCAATCTAAACAAACTCCCCACCCGAATAACAGAACTCAGGTGAACCCTAACCCAAATCCAAACACAAATGCACCCAAAGATGCTTCTGGTGAGCCAAGTGAGAAAAAGCCACGCAATAATAGAAGACGCAAAAGCAATAAATCTCCTACCGCAACCATTGAGGGGAATGAGCCTTGGCAACGTGATATGAAAAAGGCGATTGAAGCCAATCAAAAAATGCACAAAGATAGGTTAAATCGCTCAAATTTGCTTGACCAAACATCCAAAGGAAAGATCAAAATCACACCTCTTGGCGGATTGGGTGAAATCGGCGGAAACATCTGTGTTTTCGAGACCGAGACATCAGCCATTGTTCTTGATGTTGGTATGAGCTTTCCAAGTGAAGATATGCACGGTGTGGATATCTTAATACCTGATTTTAGCTATTTGCGCCAAATTAAGAAAAAAATTGCCGGAATTATTATTTCACATGCCCATGAAGATCATATTGGCGCACTGGCTTATTTATTTAAAGAGATGCAGTTTCCACTCTATGCGACGCCATTGCCTCTTGGTATGATCGCAAATAAATTTGACGAACACGGTCTTAAAGGTCACAAAAAATATTTTAGACCTGTTGAAAAACGCAAAATCTATAAAATTGGTGAGTTTGAAGTAGAGTGGATCCATATTACGCACTCCATTATTGACGCTTCTTCTATTGCAATTACCACAGAAGCTGGAACCATCATTCATACGGGTGACTTTAAGATTGATCATACGCCAATTGATGGTTATGTAACGGATCTTAACCGCTTTGCCTCTTACGGTGAAAAAGGGGTTCTTTGTTTGATGAGTGATAGTACCAACTCTTATAAAGAAGGCATTACGCGTAGCGAAAGTACCGTTGGAAAAACATTTGATTCTATTTTTTCCAAGGCAAAGGGTCGTGTTATTATGTCTACTTTTTCGTCAAATATTCATAGGGTTTATCAAGCGATTGATTACGGTTTAAAATACGGCAGAAAAGTCTCAGTTATTGGTCGTTCAATGGAGCGAAATCTCTTTACGGCGATTGATCTTGGGTATATAGAGCTGGATAAAAGTATCTTTATTGATCCACATGAGGTCAATAAATACCCTGATAAAGATGTTTTGATTGTGACCACAGGAAGCCAAGGTGAGACGATGAGTGCACTGTACCGAATGGCTACGGATGAACACCGTCATGTTAAAATTAAGCCAACCGATCAGATCATCATCTCTGCAAAAGCGATCCCTGGAAATGAAGGGAGTGTCTCTAAGGTACTCAACTTTTTACTTAAAAGCGGTGCTAATGTAGCGTATCAAGATTTTAGTGAAATTCACGTGAGTGGCCATGCCGCACAAGAAGAGCAAAAGCTCATTTTACGGTTGGTTAAGCCACGCTTTTTTCTCCCCGTTCACGGTGAATATAATCACATCACCAAACACAAAGAGACTGCAATGCAATGTGGTATTTCTGAGCGAAATATCGTGTTAATGAGCGATGGTGATCAAGTCGAAGTCTGTGCAAAATACATCAAAAAGATTAAAACCGTCAAAACAGGCAAAGTGTTTATTGATAACCAAATCAATGAGCAGATTGCGGATGACGTTGTGATTGATCGTCAAAAATTAGCTGATTCTGGTTTGGTTATGTTAGTGATTCAGCTCGATAAGAGTGATCATAAACTTATTTCTAAGCCAAAAATCATTAGTTATGGTTTGGTGCCTGATCGTGACGATAAAGCATTCTCCGTTGAGATGGAAGGTGTTATTGATCAATTTATTGCGAATGCCAAAAAAGAGCTTCTTGAGAATGCACGAGCCCTTGAAAATGAAGTACGCCAAGTGGTGCGTAAACATATTTACAGACAGATGAAAAAATATCCAACGATCGTTCCAACGATCTTTATGATGTAGGAACGTGTATGCAAGATTTTAAAGCAATAGCGAAAGAAGTATTAGAACTTGAAGCCAAAGAGCTTCTCAGTGCCGCTCAAATGATTGGCACTGAGATGAGTGAAGCAACAAATTTAATTGCTAACATCAAAGGCAAACTGATTGTCACAGGTGTGGGTAAAAGTGGACTTATTGGGGCAAAAATTGCCGCAACGCTTGCCAGTACAGGAACCAGTAGCTTTTTCCTTCATCCTACCGAAGCCATGCACGGTGATCTTGGCATGGTTGGTAAAGACGATGCGGTGCTTGCTATTAGTTACAGTGGTGAGAGTGAAGAGCTGATCAAGATATTGCCTCACATTAAGCGCTTTGAGATTCCTCTCATTGGAATGGCACGTTCATGTGACTCTTCTCTTGGGCGTTACAGCGACATTTTTATCCCGTTACATATAGAAAAAGAGGCATGTCCATTGGATGCGGCACCAACGTGTTCAACGACACTCACCCTCGCACTGGGTGACGCGTTAGCAGTTTGCTTGATGAAGAAGAAAAACTTTCAAAAAGAGGATTTTGCATCCTTTCATCCAGGTGGAAGTTTAGGTAAGCGCCTGTTTGTTAAAGTAAAAGACTTGATGCTAAGCGACGAACTTCCGATCGCACATGAGACAACAAGGCTTAAAGATGCCATCATCACGATGAGTGAAGGCAGACTTGGCAATGTTCTTATAACCGATAAAGATAACAAATTGTTAGCCATTTTAAGCGACGGGGATTTACGTAGAGCACTGATGCGAGATGATTTTAGTATGGACGCAACCGCCTACGAGTATGCTTCTAAAAATCCAAAAAAACTAGACGACGAGACGCTTTTAGCCAGTGACGCATTAGCTTTCATCGAAAAACATAAAATACAACTTTTAGCCATTACCGATAAAATTGGAACGCTTAGAGGTGTTTTACATATCCACCATTTAGTGGAAGCAGGAATAAAATAATATGGAATTAATGAGACTCAATAAAATGATTTCGCACAACACGCACTTTTCTAGGCGTGAGGCAGATGAACTCATCAAAGCAGGGCAGGTCAAAGTCGATGGTGCCGTTGTGCAAGACCTCTCAACGCAGGTGAGTTTTAAAAATAAGATCGAACTCAATGGTAGAGCCCTTTTTGAAAAACACGGTTATTCTGTAATTGCGTATCACAAACAAAAAGGCGAGTTAGTGAGTAAAAAAGATGATCGTGGTCGAAAGACCATATACGACACGCTTCCTGCTCAATTTGGACATTATCTCAGTGTAGGAAGACTCGATTTTGCGAGTGAAGGGTTGCTCCTTTTGTGCGATTCTCCCTCCGTTGTTTCGGCGTTGATGCATGGCGATTTAGAGCGTGTCTATTATGTGAAAATCAATGGTATGATTACACCTGCAATGGAAAAAGCGATGCAAGAAGGGCTTTACCTCGAAGATGCCCGCAAAGGTGGTCATTCGCACAGTGAAATTCATTCTATGGATTTTGCACCGTTTCTCTCGTACCGCATTATTAAAAACAGCCCAAAATTCTCAACGATTAAAGTGATGATTAACGAAGGTAAGAACAGAGAGCTTAGACGCTTTTTTGGCTATTTTGATGTTGATGTCGTGGATCTCAAACGCGTGAGTTATGGCAAAATCGATTTAGGCATGCTCAAACCTGGGAAACATCGCTATTTCACGGGTAGTGAATACTCAGCGCTGAGAGACTATCTTGAGTATATGAAAAAAGGTAAAGATAAGGTTAACGAGATTGAAGAGGATGATGATCAATAACTTCGCCCTCTTCTTTCGTCCTCAAGCGATTGAAGATTTAGCTGGGCAAAAACATCTTAGTGGTGAGCGTAGCCCTTTTCGTAAACTTCTGAAGTCTGGCTCAATGAGCCATTCGCTTTTCTTTGGTCCTGCCGGTGTTGGGAAAACAACGTTAGCCCGTATTGTGGCTAACGAGTTAGGACTTCCTTTTTACGAATTAGATGCGACGAGTGTTAAAGTCGAAGAGATTCGCAAGATTCTTTCACAACACCGTGGCGCTCTTCAAAAACCGCTGATTTTTATCGATGAGATTCACCGTCTCTCTAAAACTCAACAAGAAGTACTTTTGCTTCCCATGGAAAATCATGAAGCGATTGTCATTGGTGCTTCAACCGAAAACCCCTACTTCGTTCTTAGTTCTGGCATACGTTCACGTATGATGCTCTTTGAATTTTATCCTCTCGAAGAGGATGATCTCAAAGCCATTATTGAACATGTTCGCGAGAAAGTTACGTTTGAGATTGATGATGACGCTATTGCCTATTTGATCAGTTCAAGTGCAGGAGACAGCAGGGCACTTTTGAATTTACTTGAATTTGCGCTCAAAGTGGATTTACATGTAACGCTGGGTACCCTTAAAATGTTGCGACCTAGTGCGCTCAAAGATGGCGTGAGTTCCGATAACACACACTATAACTTGATTAGCGCGATGATTAAAAGCGTGAGAGGCTCTGACGTGGATGCGGCGCTGTATTATCTTGCGCGTCTCATTGATGGTGGAGAAAGCCCTGATTTCATCGCTAGACGGCTTGTAATCCTCTCGAGCGAAGATATTGGCAATGCAAACCCTAACGCGCTTAATTTGGCTTCTAGCACGCTTGCAAGCGTGAGTAAGATTGGTTATCCTGAAGCGCGTATCATTTTAGCGCAATGTCTGATCTATTTGGCGTGCAGTCCCAAGTCTAACAGTGCTTATATGGCAATCAACAATGCGTTAGCTTACGTTAAAAACGAAAAAGCACTGAAAGTTCCAGCTCATCTTAAAAGCCCTTCGCCTAAAGGGTATCTCTATCCACATGATTTCGGCGGTTGGGTGGAGCAAAACTATTTGGAAAAGCCCCTTCATTTTTACGATAATTTGCCGATAGGGTATGAGAAAACACTCTCGGAGTGGCTTGTGAAAATTAAGACAAAAGATACTAAATAATCGTAAAAAGGCACGGACTATGATAGTGTGTGGCACAAAGGTTTTTTAATGGATATTTCAACGACATCACTGCTTGCAAATCAGCTCCAAACGCTTGATCCAAAAGCGACAGCCAAAGAGAATGCCACAAAGATTATCCAAAACAGTGCCGATATTCCGTTATCGCTTACCGCTCAAAAAAGCACAACAACCCCCAATAATGCCCAAGAGGTCATTGGTCAACTGCTGGGATCTGCTGTGAGTGAAGCCAAATCGAAAAGTACCATTTTTGAGATTTTACAAAACAATCAACTTTTTAAGAATATGGGAAATTTTGCCGAAGATATTAAAAATCTAAGCTCTATCGTTAAGACGGATTCAACCATTGCGCAGCCTTTAGCCCTTTTGCAGATTTTTTCCAAGAGCATTGATCAGATTGATACGAAGATGCTCCAAACACAAGTGCAAAACTCGGGTGTTTTTTTTGAATCAAAGTTAGCGAATATTGTGACGCAAAAAGGGGTGCAGGAGAGTATTCAAACACTCCTGTCCGAGCTTCAAACTCATCTTGAGGGAACCAACAAAGCCATTGCGCCCCTTGCAAAAGAGATAACGGCGATTATGGATCGTCTGAATGAGTCGCAAGATCTCTCCTCTAAAGAAGCGCAAACAAGCCTAAAAAGTCTGTTAGATCTTTTCCGACAAAGTGTGAAACAAGAGATCGCAAGTGAGGGAGTGGCTGATTTTAAAGGTGTTTATCAAAACGTTCAAAAACTTAATTATGCGATTGCTCAGATGGATTTGATCCATTCTAAAGTAGAGAATTATGCTACCAATATGAAAGTGGAAGAGCATTTTACAACACAAGTGAAAGTTCTTTTAGAGATGCTAAAAGAGAACCTCAGTGCATTGCAACTGGATGAGTTGCAACCTCAAATCGATCAGCTACTCAAAAAAGAGACCCTCTTAAAAGAGCCTTCCACTGTGGCAGCCACTTTACCTTTAACTGAAGGATTAGAAGAGGTCGTTTTAGCCACGAAAACAGTGCAAGAGAGCTCTTTAGCAACTGCAATGAGTAAAAGCGCTTCAATGCCCCCTGAAACAGTAGAAGAAGCCCTTCAGATGGTGGTGAACCGTATTAAACAACAGATTGAAATTTTAGACAGTAAAACGATTCAGCAAGCAGACTTCCTTGATAAGAGTAGTACGTTAGAGCAAAAGATTCACAGCCTGATTAAACCTGAACTTTTTGTGGGCAAAGCCATTGCGCAAAAACTCTCACTTGACCCTACGGATGTGGAGTTGCTCAGCGATATGAAAGGCGTTTTAACCAAACTGAGTGATCATCTTCAAGCATCGGGGCAAAACAAAGAAGCTTTAGAAATTACGAATCGTCTGCTAACACAAATCGAGTACCATCAGTTAGTCTCCTATGTGAGTAGTTCGACACATCTGTATGTTCCTTTTAGTTGGGATGGACTCAAAGGCGGTTCCATGATGATGAAGCAAAGTAGCGATGATAAATTCCATTGCCAAATAGACCTTGATCTTGAAGCCTATGGAAAGCTTAATATGATGCTGGTGTTATCGGGCGAGAAGTATATTGACATTACGATTGCATCGCAGAAAAAAGAGTTGGGAGAGAAGATTACGCAGCAACTTGCAAAACTCAAACGTGCTCTCAACGAGGTGGGTCTTATTACAGGAACGGTGAAAATGTTGGAGTATAAAGATGTCAGTGTTGTCAAAAATGACTATTTTAGCGGTGAAAAACTTCAATTTGGGATTAATATAACAATATGAATACACCCTCCCCTAAACCTCAAAAAGCGGTTGCGCTCAAATATGACCGAGAGAAAAAAGGCGCCCCTCGGGTTGTTGCTTCGGGTAAAGGCGAAGTGGCAAATAACATCATTAAACTAGCGCAAGAGCATGACATCTTTATCAAAAAAGATGCCGATTTGGTCGAGCTGCTCTCAAAAATTGAACTCAATAAAGAGATCCCGCCTATGCTGTATAAAGCCGTGGCAGAAGTTTTTAGCTTTGTCTATAAAATTACGGGGGATAAACGCAAATAATCTTTACATGTAAGCCTAAATCCCTCGAAGTTTTAAACTCAACAACCCAACATACTCATGCAATGCAATGTAGCTTTTGTAAAACGAGTGCGCATTAGGTAGGTAATCCCAGGTATCTTTGACCCTGTGGTTGATTTTAAAGTTCGTCGCAGCAGGAATGACGTTGAAGCCAAAGTGCTCATAAAGACGGATGGATCGTCGCATGTGATACGCAGAGGTTACAAGATAAATGGTAGGCGTAGCCAGTCCTGCTTTTTCAAACGCAACTTTGCAAAACTGTGCATTTTGGTAGGTATCAAGACTTTTATCTTCTACATGTAAAGAGAACTCTTTGGATCCTAAGCTTTTAGACGTGGGTGTTGGGATTTCGAGGTAGAGTTTTAACTCTTTAAGGCTATCCAAAAAGGCATCGCTTTCCAAATACTCTTTTTGCATACCGCCACCGCTAAATAAAAGTGGCACATTGTTCGATTTCGCAACCATCAATCCCCACATCATACGCTTATACGCATCGCTGCTCAGTGGTAAATTGGCAACCCCTTGCGTATGCCCTCCTCCAAGGACGATCACCGCATCAACAGGTGCTTTTGTGATGCTTTGGTTAAAAGGCTCTTCAAGAGGTTTTAAAAGCCAATCAGCGACGTAAGCGTTGCTCAAAAGATAAAAAATGACAGCATTAGCTAAAAAGAAAAGACGAAAACGTTTGGCATAGAATGAGGCAACTAAAAAGAGGATAATAAAAATACCTGGTGGTAAAACCAGGTATGTAAAAAGCTTTGAGAAGAGGTAAACGTTACTCATTAGAGCATAATGGCACTACGTTCGCCAGTTTTAAGCTCCCCGATGACATAGCCATCACTGTGTGCAAGGACATCATCGACATTCTCAGGACTGACCACGAGGATCATTCCTACGCCCATATTGAACGTGCGGTGCATTTCGCTCTCTTCGACGTATTGGCTCATAAAGTCAAAAACGGGGAGGGTTTTGATTTTTGATTTATACACCTGTGCTTGTAAGCCTTCAGGAAGAACACGCGGAAGGTTCTCAACGATGCCTCCACCTGTGATATGCGCTAAAGCGTTGATCTTGGGTTTAAGCGCTTTAAAGAGTTTCACGTAGATGCGTGTGGGGGTTAAAAGCGTCTCGATAAGTGGTTTGCCATCAAACTCTGTCTCAAAGGTGTAGCCTAGTTTGTCAAAGAAGAGTTTGCGAACGAGTGAAAAACCATTAGAGTGAACACCTGAACTTGGAAGTGCTATAAGAACATCACCAGCTTTAACGTGTGGAAGACGGTTCATTTCATCTTTTTCAGCGATTCCAACTGCAAAACCTGCAAGATCAAAATCTTTACCGTGATACATGCCTGGCATTTCAGCCGTTTCGCCACCAATAAGAGAACATTCGGCTTGAATACACCCCTCTGCAATACCTTTGACAATGTTCACAGCAGCATCGATCTCAAGTTTGCTCATTGCATAGTAATCCAAAAAGAAAAGTGGCGTTCCAAAGTTACAGATAAGATCGTTCGCACACATGGCAACTAAGTCGATACCAACGGTGTCATAAATCCCTGAATCGATTGCCAGTTTGAGTTTGGTTCCAACGCCATCGGTTGCACCTAAAATAACAGGTTTTTGATACCCTGAAGGTAGTTCATAAGCACCTGCAAAAGAGCCAATGCCTCCGATAACATTTTTATCAAAAGTGGACTTGACCAGGGGTTTAATATTTTCGACAAATTGGTTTCCCGCGTCTAT
Above is a genomic segment from Sulfurospirillum halorespirans DSM 13726 containing:
- the rlmN gene encoding 23S rRNA (adenine(2503)-C(2))-methyltransferase RlmN, encoding MEKQNIFDLSKEELSEVIKPAFRAKQIYQWLYQKYVTSFDEMKNLPKELKEQLNTHYYLDPLSIDKIEESRDGTKKYLFVLKDGNTVESVLLPMKLEQTDEEGKLLHHTRYTICISSQVGCKIGCAFCLTGKSGFKRNLTAGEITTQILMIKRDNAIAENRRVNIVYMGMGEPLDNLANVSKAVRIFNDLDGLSISPRRQTISTSGLSAQIEKLGLMDLGVLLAISLHAVDDDLRQKLMPINKAYNIESIINAVKAFPIDARKRVMFEYLVMKGVNDDQKSAKKLVKLLHGIKSKVNLIYFNPHPGSEFGRPLEKDMVAFQQYLVDHGVLCTIRQSKGLDISAACGQLKDKEQKNDNA
- the hisF gene encoding imidazole glycerol phosphate synthase subunit HisF; amino-acid sequence: MEHFAKRIIPCLDVKNGRVVKGVNFVGLKDAGDPVEIAKRYNEEGADELTFLDITASHEGRGTIVDIVEKVAREVFIPLTVGGGIRTLDDIYRLLHVGCDKVSINSPAIANPHFIDESSKRFGSQCIVVAIDAKRTGDSWHVFINGGRIDTGIDALAWAKEAQERGAGEILLTSMDCDGAKNGYDIPLTSQMSSMLDIPVIASGGAGTMEHIKDAFLNGADAALAASIFHFKEIDIMDLKRYLRNEGIAVRL
- a CDS encoding replication-associated recombination protein A; translation: MINNFALFFRPQAIEDLAGQKHLSGERSPFRKLLKSGSMSHSLFFGPAGVGKTTLARIVANELGLPFYELDATSVKVEEIRKILSQHRGALQKPLIFIDEIHRLSKTQQEVLLLPMENHEAIVIGASTENPYFVLSSGIRSRMMLFEFYPLEEDDLKAIIEHVREKVTFEIDDDAIAYLISSSAGDSRALLNLLEFALKVDLHVTLGTLKMLRPSALKDGVSSDNTHYNLISAMIKSVRGSDVDAALYYLARLIDGGESPDFIARRLVILSSEDIGNANPNALNLASSTLASVSKIGYPEARIILAQCLIYLACSPKSNSAYMAINNALAYVKNEKALKVPAHLKSPSPKGYLYPHDFGGWVEQNYLEKPLHFYDNLPIGYEKTLSEWLVKIKTKDTK
- a CDS encoding flagellar hook-length control protein FliK codes for the protein MDISTTSLLANQLQTLDPKATAKENATKIIQNSADIPLSLTAQKSTTTPNNAQEVIGQLLGSAVSEAKSKSTIFEILQNNQLFKNMGNFAEDIKNLSSIVKTDSTIAQPLALLQIFSKSIDQIDTKMLQTQVQNSGVFFESKLANIVTQKGVQESIQTLLSELQTHLEGTNKAIAPLAKEITAIMDRLNESQDLSSKEAQTSLKSLLDLFRQSVKQEIASEGVADFKGVYQNVQKLNYAIAQMDLIHSKVENYATNMKVEEHFTTQVKVLLEMLKENLSALQLDELQPQIDQLLKKETLLKEPSTVAATLPLTEGLEEVVLATKTVQESSLATAMSKSASMPPETVEEALQMVVNRIKQQIEILDSKTIQQADFLDKSSTLEQKIHSLIKPELFVGKAIAQKLSLDPTDVELLSDMKGVLTKLSDHLQASGQNKEALEITNRLLTQIEYHQLVSYVSSSTHLYVPFSWDGLKGGSMMMKQSSDDKFHCQIDLDLEAYGKLNMMLVLSGEKYIDITIASQKKELGEKITQQLAKLKRALNEVGLITGTVKMLEYKDVSVVKNDYFSGEKLQFGINITI
- the rsmA gene encoding 16S rRNA (adenine(1518)-N(6)/adenine(1519)-N(6))-dimethyltransferase RsmA, with protein sequence MIEAKKKFGQNFLKDSTVLSKIIQAMPRNDRKLVEIGPGLGDLTQELLKVKPLVAYEVDEDLCVYLRKKFSKEIEQGSLTLVHANVLNQFEKGSLLNEPYDLVANLPYYIATTIILEALEDPYCKSMEVMVQKEVAEKFAAAPKTKEFTSLAILTQSIGTAKLLFDVDPTSFDPQPKVVSSILKIDKHKEFVEGSFSGIFETKEQLQKFKKYLRCSFQSPRKTWLKNISSEFDKQSVQDLMQMHDLPITIRPHEISVLSHHLLFKHLRLNDARKRSNATTE
- a CDS encoding pseudouridine synthase; the encoded protein is MRLNKMISHNTHFSRREADELIKAGQVKVDGAVVQDLSTQVSFKNKIELNGRALFEKHGYSVIAYHKQKGELVSKKDDRGRKTIYDTLPAQFGHYLSVGRLDFASEGLLLLCDSPSVVSALMHGDLERVYYVKINGMITPAMEKAMQEGLYLEDARKGGHSHSEIHSMDFAPFLSYRIIKNSPKFSTIKVMINEGKNRELRRFFGYFDVDVVDLKRVSYGKIDLGMLKPGKHRYFTGSEYSALRDYLEYMKKGKDKVNEIEEDDDQ
- a CDS encoding KpsF/GutQ family sugar-phosphate isomerase; its protein translation is MQDFKAIAKEVLELEAKELLSAAQMIGTEMSEATNLIANIKGKLIVTGVGKSGLIGAKIAATLASTGTSSFFLHPTEAMHGDLGMVGKDDAVLAISYSGESEELIKILPHIKRFEIPLIGMARSCDSSLGRYSDIFIPLHIEKEACPLDAAPTCSTTLTLALGDALAVCLMKKKNFQKEDFASFHPGGSLGKRLFVKVKDLMLSDELPIAHETTRLKDAIITMSEGRLGNVLITDKDNKLLAILSDGDLRRALMRDDFSMDATAYEYASKNPKKLDDETLLASDALAFIEKHKIQLLAITDKIGTLRGVLHIHHLVEAGIK
- a CDS encoding purine-nucleoside phosphorylase; amino-acid sequence: MILCAGRNETFDFAKPIGVGLIESAINLTKLVLEEKPAFLFFVGTAGSYGNHQPLDLIYSHRAANIELGHLQNQCYSPLQNQIEANTIYVSRGTNHSSPCVNSSNYITTNATLANEMLTKSIELENMEFFSIVSVANQFKIPCSGLFVVTNYCDENAHSDFIKNHAQAKALITLHVEKNMKI
- a CDS encoding ribonuclease J; translation: MQENEVTQQQNNSNEKPRENPPKPSGQSKQTPHPNNRTQVNPNPNPNTNAPKDASGEPSEKKPRNNRRRKSNKSPTATIEGNEPWQRDMKKAIEANQKMHKDRLNRSNLLDQTSKGKIKITPLGGLGEIGGNICVFETETSAIVLDVGMSFPSEDMHGVDILIPDFSYLRQIKKKIAGIIISHAHEDHIGALAYLFKEMQFPLYATPLPLGMIANKFDEHGLKGHKKYFRPVEKRKIYKIGEFEVEWIHITHSIIDASSIAITTEAGTIIHTGDFKIDHTPIDGYVTDLNRFASYGEKGVLCLMSDSTNSYKEGITRSESTVGKTFDSIFSKAKGRVIMSTFSSNIHRVYQAIDYGLKYGRKVSVIGRSMERNLFTAIDLGYIELDKSIFIDPHEVNKYPDKDVLIVTTGSQGETMSALYRMATDEHRHVKIKPTDQIIISAKAIPGNEGSVSKVLNFLLKSGANVAYQDFSEIHVSGHAAQEEQKLILRLVKPRFFLPVHGEYNHITKHKETAMQCGISERNIVLMSDGDQVEVCAKYIKKIKTVKTGKVFIDNQINEQIADDVVIDRQKLADSGLVMLVIQLDKSDHKLISKPKIISYGLVPDRDDKAFSVEMEGVIDQFIANAKKELLENARALENEVRQVVRKHIYRQMKKYPTIVPTIFMM